The following are encoded in a window of Pseudomonas sp. St316 genomic DNA:
- a CDS encoding AbrB family transcriptional regulator, giving the protein MSETTFRQWWGTPLVGLAGGYLASLIGWPLPWMVGSLLAIILVRCLTPWQLMEIPGGRKCGQWVVGIGIGLHFTPVVMEQVLSHFGLIFFGALITSVSSVVSVWLMRRTGEDRATAFFSSMPGGSGEMVNLGARNGADLSRVAAGQSLRVLVVVLCVPAAFKYLLGEGAPVQHATTVDWLWLAILFPAGALLAWVWERLRQPNPWLFGPLLVSAAVSVGWDLHIGLPNGASQVGQWLIGSGLGCHFNRQFFRRAPSFMGRTLVGTVLTMLIATLAALGLSSLTHLDLRSLTLGMMPGGIAEMSLTAQTLQLSVPLVTALQVMRLLFVLFLAEPLFRYWTRRPGSDI; this is encoded by the coding sequence ATGTCTGAAACAACCTTCAGACAATGGTGGGGAACACCGCTGGTCGGCCTGGCCGGCGGTTACCTGGCCAGCCTTATCGGCTGGCCTTTGCCCTGGATGGTCGGCTCGTTGTTGGCGATCATCCTGGTGCGCTGCCTGACGCCGTGGCAGTTGATGGAAATCCCCGGCGGCCGTAAATGCGGCCAATGGGTGGTGGGCATCGGCATCGGCCTGCACTTCACCCCCGTGGTGATGGAGCAGGTATTGAGCCACTTCGGCCTGATCTTCTTCGGCGCGCTGATCACCAGCGTGTCCAGCGTGGTGAGTGTCTGGCTGATGCGTCGCACCGGCGAGGACCGCGCCACCGCGTTTTTTTCGAGCATGCCGGGCGGTTCCGGCGAAATGGTCAACCTCGGCGCCCGCAACGGCGCGGACCTCAGTCGTGTTGCTGCGGGCCAGAGCCTGCGGGTGCTGGTGGTGGTGCTGTGCGTGCCGGCGGCGTTCAAGTACCTGTTGGGCGAAGGCGCCCCGGTGCAACACGCCACCACGGTGGACTGGCTTTGGCTGGCGATCCTGTTCCCGGCGGGCGCCCTGCTCGCCTGGGTCTGGGAGCGCTTGCGCCAACCCAATCCCTGGTTGTTCGGGCCATTGCTGGTCAGTGCGGCGGTGAGCGTCGGTTGGGACCTGCACATCGGCCTGCCCAATGGCGCCAGCCAGGTCGGCCAATGGTTGATCGGCAGCGGATTGGGTTGTCATTTCAACCGGCAGTTCTTTCGTCGGGCACCATCGTTCATGGGCCGCACGTTGGTGGGCACGGTGTTGACGATGCTGATCGCCACGCTCGCGGCCCTGGGCCTGAGCAGCCTGACTCATCTGGATTTGCGTTCGCTGACATTGGGCATGATGCCCGGTGGCATCGCCGAGATGAGCCTGACGGCGCAAACGCTGCAACTGTCGGTGCCGCTGGTGACGGCGTTGCAGGTGATGCGCTTACTGTTCGTGCTGTTTCTGGCGGAGCCGCTGTTCAGGTATTGGACGCGCAGGCCGGGTTCGGACATATAG
- the ung gene encoding uracil-DNA glycosylase: MTADDRIKLEPSWKQALRAEFDQPYMAELREFLRREYAAGKEIYPPAPLIFNALNSTPLDKVKVVILGQDPYHGPGQAHGLCFSVQPGVPAPPSLVNIYKELKRDLNIDIPNHGYLQSWADQGVLLLNTTMTVERANANAHAGKGWQHFTDRVIEVVSEHQQNLVFLLWGAHAQSKQKLIDATKHLVLTSVHPSPLSAYRGFLGCGHFSRTNKFLEQHGEAPIDWRLPPV, encoded by the coding sequence ATGACTGCTGACGACCGTATCAAACTCGAACCGAGCTGGAAGCAGGCACTGCGTGCCGAGTTCGACCAGCCCTACATGGCAGAGTTGCGCGAATTCCTGCGTCGGGAATACGCCGCCGGCAAGGAGATTTATCCACCGGCACCGCTGATTTTCAATGCCCTCAACTCCACGCCGCTGGACAAGGTCAAGGTGGTGATTCTCGGCCAGGACCCGTACCACGGCCCGGGCCAGGCCCATGGCTTGTGTTTCTCGGTGCAACCGGGCGTGCCGGCGCCACCGTCGTTGGTGAACATCTACAAGGAACTGAAGCGCGATTTGAACATCGACATCCCGAATCACGGTTACCTGCAAAGCTGGGCCGACCAGGGCGTGTTGCTGCTCAACACTACCATGACCGTGGAGCGTGCCAACGCCAACGCCCATGCAGGCAAGGGCTGGCAGCACTTCACCGACCGGGTCATCGAAGTGGTCAGCGAGCACCAGCAGAACCTGGTCTTTCTGCTATGGGGCGCTCATGCCCAGAGCAAGCAGAAGCTGATCGACGCCACCAAACACCTGGTGCTGACCTCGGTCCACCCGTCGCCGTTGTCGGCTTATCGGGGTTTTCTGGGGTGCGGGCATTTCAGTCGGACTAACAAATTCCTTGAGCAACATGGCGAGGCGCCCATTGATTGGCGGTTGCCGCCGGTTTAA
- a CDS encoding enoyl-CoA hydratase/isomerase family protein, whose protein sequence is MNLHFEELTGIDGARIGIATLDAEKSLNALSLPMINALRERLDAWAREPQVVCVLLRGNGPKAFCAGGEVRSLVEACRAHPGEVPPLAAQFFAAEYRLDFNLHTYPKPLLCWGHGYVLGGGMGLLQGASTRIVTPSSRLAMPEISIGLYPDVGASWFLSRLPGKLGLFLGLTGAHMNARDAIDLGLADRFLLDEQQDDLIEGLLQLNWQEQTEMQLNSLLKALQQEAVGQMPEAQWLPRRQKIDEWLDVSDVRCAWKALSLLVDHSDPLIARAAKTMTEGSPLTAYLVWEQIARARHLSLAGVFRMEYTLSLNCCRHPEFSEGVRARLIDKDHKPRWHWPDINHVPEAAVEAHFHKVWEGRHPLADLSNE, encoded by the coding sequence ATGAATCTGCACTTCGAAGAACTCACCGGCATCGACGGTGCCCGTATCGGCATCGCCACCCTGGACGCCGAAAAATCCCTGAACGCCCTGTCCCTGCCGATGATCAACGCCTTGCGTGAGCGTCTCGATGCCTGGGCCCGGGAGCCGCAGGTCGTTTGTGTGTTATTGCGCGGCAATGGTCCCAAGGCATTTTGCGCCGGCGGTGAAGTGCGCAGCCTGGTGGAGGCCTGCCGCGCCCATCCCGGTGAAGTGCCGCCGCTGGCTGCGCAATTCTTCGCGGCGGAATACCGCTTGGACTTCAACCTGCACACCTACCCAAAACCCCTGCTGTGCTGGGGCCACGGCTATGTATTGGGCGGCGGCATGGGGCTGTTGCAAGGCGCCAGTACCCGCATTGTTACACCGAGCAGTCGCCTGGCAATGCCGGAGATCAGCATCGGCCTGTACCCGGATGTCGGCGCCAGTTGGTTCCTGTCGCGCCTGCCCGGCAAGCTCGGGCTGTTTCTCGGCCTGACCGGCGCCCACATGAATGCTCGGGATGCCATTGACCTGGGCCTGGCCGACCGTTTTTTGCTGGATGAACAACAGGACGACCTGATCGAAGGCCTGCTGCAACTCAACTGGCAGGAACAGACCGAGATGCAACTCAACAGCCTGCTCAAGGCCCTGCAACAGGAAGCTGTCGGCCAAATGCCCGAAGCCCAATGGCTGCCACGTCGGCAGAAAATCGATGAATGGCTTGATGTCAGCGATGTGCGCTGTGCCTGGAAAGCCCTCAGCCTGCTGGTGGACCACTCGGACCCACTGATCGCCCGCGCCGCCAAGACCATGACCGAAGGCTCGCCCTTGACCGCTTATCTGGTCTGGGAACAGATCGCCCGTGCCCGGCATTTGTCATTGGCTGGCGTGTTCAGGATGGAATACACCTTGAGCCTCAACTGCTGCCGCCATCCGGAATTCAGCGAAGGCGTGCGCGCGCGGCTGATCGACAAGGACCACAAGCCCCGTTGGCACTGGCCGGACATCAACCATGTGCCCGAAGCGGCGGTCGAGGCGCACTTTCACAAAGTGTGGGAGGGGCGGCATCCGTTGGCGGATTTGTCGAATGAGTAA
- a CDS encoding putative urea ABC transporter substrate-binding protein encodes MLKLRLSALLLAALSALASFSSAAAQKDHFSVCWTIYAGWMPWEYAGSQGIIDKWAKKYGIQIDVVQLNDYVESINQYTAGQFDGCTMTNMDALTIPAAGGVDSTALIVSDFSNGNDGIVLKGEGKKVADLKGMDVNLVELSVSHYLLARALDSVGLAEKDLKVVNTSDADISAAFNTDQVKAVTTWNPMLSDIKAQPGVSEVFNSSQVPGEIMDMMVVNTQTLQDNPALGKALTGAWFEVVALMNAKNAASKTALEHMAKASGTDLAGFQAQLDTTKLFATPKEALSFATSEQLPATMGKVAAFSFQHGLLGEGAKSTDAVGMTFANGVTRGDKANLKLRFDPTYVQLAADAKL; translated from the coding sequence ATGCTCAAGCTTCGTCTGTCCGCCCTGCTGCTTGCCGCCCTCTCGGCCCTCGCGAGCTTCTCATCCGCCGCCGCCCAAAAAGACCACTTCAGCGTCTGCTGGACCATTTACGCCGGTTGGATGCCCTGGGAGTATGCCGGTAGCCAAGGCATCATCGATAAATGGGCGAAAAAATACGGCATCCAGATCGATGTCGTGCAGCTCAACGATTACGTCGAATCCATCAACCAGTACACCGCCGGTCAGTTCGACGGCTGCACCATGACCAACATGGACGCCCTGACCATTCCCGCCGCCGGCGGCGTGGACAGCACCGCGCTGATCGTCAGTGATTTCTCCAACGGCAACGACGGCATCGTCCTCAAGGGCGAGGGCAAGAAAGTCGCCGACCTCAAGGGCATGGACGTCAATCTGGTGGAACTGTCGGTGTCCCATTACCTGCTGGCCCGCGCCCTGGATTCGGTGGGTCTCGCCGAGAAAGACTTGAAAGTCGTCAACACCTCCGACGCTGATATCTCTGCCGCCTTCAACACCGACCAGGTCAAGGCCGTCACCACCTGGAACCCGATGCTCTCGGACATCAAGGCCCAGCCCGGCGTGAGCGAAGTGTTCAACTCCAGCCAGGTTCCCGGCGAAATCATGGACATGATGGTGGTCAACACCCAGACCCTGCAGGACAACCCGGCCCTGGGCAAAGCGTTGACCGGTGCCTGGTTTGAAGTGGTGGCCCTGATGAACGCGAAAAACGCCGCGAGCAAGACCGCGCTGGAACACATGGCCAAGGCCTCGGGCACCGACCTGGCCGGTTTCCAGGCACAACTGGACACCACCAAGCTGTTCGCCACGCCCAAGGAAGCCCTGAGTTTCGCCACCAGCGAACAACTGCCCGCCACCATGGGCAAGGTGGCCGCGTTCTCGTTCCAGCACGGCTTGTTGGGTGAAGGTGCCAAGAGCACCGACGCGGTCGGCATGACGTTCGCCAATGGCGTGACCCGCGGCGACAAGGCCAACCTCAAGCTGCGCTTTGACCCGACCTACGTACAGCTGGCCGCCGACGCCAAGCTGTAA
- a CDS encoding ABC transporter permease, whose product MRLINRYPDRPSRLLLVILPFALVLFAYFMGSAERLTDNPNDKLLPSAVQMADAVKRLAFSADARSGEYLLWQDTASSLRRLAIGLGISALAGLCLGIAAGTLPLFGAPLSPLLTVVSMVPPLAILPILFIVFGLGELSKVMLIVIGITPCLARDLEQRAREIPPELLIKAQTLGASTWTLMLRVVLPQLLPRLLISLRLMLGSAWLFLIAAEAIASTDGLGYRIFLVRRYLAMDVILPYVVWITLLAWLMDWGLKQLTRQAFPWYEGAKA is encoded by the coding sequence ATGCGCCTGATCAACCGCTACCCGGATCGTCCCAGCCGCTTGTTGCTGGTGATCCTGCCCTTCGCGCTGGTGTTGTTCGCCTACTTCATGGGCTCGGCCGAACGGTTGACGGACAACCCCAACGACAAGCTCCTGCCCAGTGCCGTGCAAATGGCCGATGCGGTCAAACGCCTGGCCTTCAGCGCCGATGCCCGCAGCGGCGAATACCTGCTCTGGCAAGACACCGCGTCGAGCCTGCGGCGGTTGGCCATCGGCCTGGGCATCAGCGCCCTGGCCGGGCTGTGCCTGGGCATCGCCGCCGGCACGTTGCCGCTGTTTGGCGCGCCGTTATCGCCGCTGCTCACGGTGGTGTCGATGGTGCCGCCGCTGGCGATCCTGCCGATCCTGTTCATCGTCTTCGGCCTGGGCGAACTGTCGAAAGTGATGCTGATCGTGATCGGCATCACACCGTGCCTGGCTCGCGACCTGGAGCAGCGCGCCCGGGAAATTCCGCCCGAGCTGCTGATCAAGGCCCAGACCCTCGGTGCGTCGACCTGGACCCTGATGCTGCGGGTGGTGCTGCCGCAACTGCTGCCGCGCCTGTTGATTTCCCTGCGCCTGATGCTGGGGTCGGCCTGGCTGTTTCTGATCGCCGCCGAAGCCATCGCCTCCACCGATGGGCTGGGCTATCGGATTTTCCTGGTGCGTCGTTACCTGGCGATGGACGTGATCCTGCCTTACGTGGTGTGGATCACCCTGCTCGCCTGGCTGATGGACTGGGGCCTCAAGCAGCTGACCCGGCAAGCGTTCCCCTGGTACGAGGGGGCGAAGGCATGA
- a CDS encoding ABC transporter ATP-binding protein yields the protein MSFITVNNVWQQYADQVVLERLNLRVAEGEFCTLVGASGCGKSTFLRLLLGQERASRGQILLDGEPLAGEPDASRGVVFQRYSVFPHLSVLDNVALGLELPRSPLLGRLFGSAKRQAREEAAQLLDKVGLGHALDKYPAQLSGGMQQRLAIAQALIMKPRVLLLDEPFGALDPGIRKDMHALLLELWRETRLTVFMVTHDLSEGFSLGTRLLVFDKVRVDPHAPGAYGARITYDIPLNSDRRTARAAVDALPAELAGTLRIA from the coding sequence ATGAGTTTCATTACGGTGAACAATGTCTGGCAACAGTATGCCGATCAGGTGGTACTGGAGCGTTTGAACCTGAGGGTCGCCGAGGGTGAGTTCTGCACCCTGGTGGGCGCCTCGGGTTGCGGCAAGTCGACCTTCCTGCGGTTGCTGCTGGGCCAGGAGCGTGCCAGTCGCGGACAGATTCTCCTGGACGGCGAACCCTTGGCCGGCGAGCCGGATGCCAGCCGGGGCGTGGTGTTCCAGCGTTATTCGGTGTTCCCGCACCTGAGCGTGCTGGACAACGTGGCCCTGGGCCTGGAACTGCCGCGCTCGCCGCTGCTGGGCCGACTGTTTGGCAGCGCCAAGCGCCAGGCCCGCGAAGAAGCCGCGCAACTGCTGGACAAGGTCGGCCTGGGCCACGCGCTGGATAAATACCCGGCGCAACTGTCCGGGGGCATGCAACAGCGGCTGGCGATCGCCCAGGCACTGATCATGAAGCCGCGTGTCCTGCTGCTGGACGAGCCCTTCGGTGCCCTCGACCCGGGCATTCGCAAAGACATGCACGCCCTGTTGCTGGAGCTGTGGCGCGAAACCCGGCTGACGGTGTTCATGGTCACCCATGACCTGTCCGAAGGTTTCAGCCTCGGCACGCGCCTGCTGGTGTTCGACAAGGTCCGCGTCGATCCCCACGCCCCCGGCGCCTATGGCGCACGCATTACCTACGACATTCCATTGAACAGCGACCGCCGCACCGCCCGTGCCGCCGTCGACGCCCTGCCCGCCGAACTGGCCGGCACGTTGCGTATCGCTTGA
- a CDS encoding urea amidolyase associated protein UAAP1, which yields MTDSTPLFAPFAEELLPGGGHRSFVLKRGQLLRLTDLRGGANVSLTLLNANEKTERLNLPDSLKCQHTAKLTAGHCLYSDMGRVLAAITADTCGWSDSLGGVLCAEEVAEKYGQGRYQELRNGFFRNGTDNLLVELGKWGLGLSDLLMTLNLFSRVDVDERGGFHFVEGNSQAGDYIELYAPMDTLVVLTALQHPMDPNPHYAPQPLKLSWMNADASVAEHCRHSRPENQRGFINTDRLFA from the coding sequence ATGACCGACTCGACCCCATTGTTTGCACCTTTCGCCGAAGAACTGCTGCCCGGCGGCGGCCACCGTTCCTTCGTGCTCAAGCGCGGCCAACTGCTGCGCCTGACCGACCTGCGCGGCGGGGCAAACGTCAGCTTGACGCTGCTCAATGCCAACGAAAAAACCGAACGCCTGAACCTGCCCGACAGCCTCAAATGCCAACACACCGCCAAGCTCACCGCAGGCCATTGCCTCTACTCCGACATGGGCCGGGTGCTGGCGGCCATCACCGCCGATACCTGCGGCTGGAGCGACAGCCTAGGCGGTGTGCTCTGCGCTGAGGAAGTCGCTGAAAAGTACGGTCAGGGCCGCTATCAGGAACTGCGCAACGGGTTCTTTCGCAACGGTACCGACAACCTGCTGGTGGAGCTGGGCAAATGGGGGCTGGGCCTGTCCGACCTGCTGATGACCCTCAACCTGTTCAGCCGGGTCGATGTCGATGAGCGCGGAGGCTTTCACTTCGTTGAAGGCAACTCCCAGGCCGGCGACTACATCGAGCTGTACGCACCGATGGACACCCTGGTGGTGCTGACCGCGCTGCAACACCCGATGGACCCGAACCCGCACTACGCCCCGCAACCGCTCAAGCTCAGTTGGATGAACGCCGACGCCAGCGTCGCCGAGCACTGCCGCCATTCGCGCCCGGAAAACCAGCGCGGCTTCATCAACACCGACCGCCTGTTCGCCTGA
- a CDS encoding urea amidolyase associated protein UAAP2, whose protein sequence is MSLAIATAHKQPDTAVYRATIPAGEPWLVEVKAGQTLRILDLEGNQAVDTLFYSLANPKERYDVQRTLRRQNSVYLSTGSVLYSNLGHPMLTIVEDTCGRHDTLGGACAQESNTVRYALEKRYMHSCRDNYLRACAHDGRLGKGDLGPNINFFMNVPVTADGGLTFEDGISAPGKYVDLRAEMDVIVLISNCPQLNNPCNAYNPTPAELLIWN, encoded by the coding sequence ATGTCACTCGCCATCGCCACCGCACACAAGCAACCCGATACTGCCGTCTACCGCGCCACGATTCCCGCCGGAGAACCCTGGCTGGTGGAGGTCAAGGCCGGCCAGACCCTGCGCATCCTCGACCTGGAAGGCAACCAGGCGGTCGATACGCTGTTCTACAGCCTGGCCAATCCCAAGGAACGCTACGACGTGCAGCGCACCCTGCGCCGGCAGAACAGCGTTTACCTGAGCACCGGCAGCGTGCTGTATTCCAACCTCGGCCACCCGATGCTGACCATTGTCGAAGACACTTGCGGGCGCCACGACACCCTCGGCGGCGCCTGCGCCCAGGAAAGCAACACCGTGCGCTATGCCCTGGAAAAACGCTACATGCACAGCTGTCGCGACAACTACCTGCGGGCCTGCGCCCACGACGGTCGGCTGGGCAAGGGCGACCTTGGGCCGAACATCAACTTCTTCATGAACGTGCCGGTCACCGCCGATGGCGGCCTGACCTTCGAAGACGGGATCTCGGCACCCGGGAAATACGTCGACCTGCGGGCCGAGATGGACGTGATCGTGTTGATCTCCAACTGCCCGCAACTGAACAACCCATGCAACGCCTACAACCCCACGCCAGCGGAGCTCTTGATATGGAACTGA
- the uca gene encoding urea carboxylase, which translates to MFEKILIANRGAIACRILRTLRELKVEGVAVYAQADAASLHILQADEAHCLGEGAAAGTYLAVDKLLAIAKSSGATAIHPGYGFLSENAAFAEACEAANIAFIGPTPEQLRVFGLKHTARDLARRQGVPLLEGTELLDSLDAALLAGTQLGYPVMLKSTAGGGGIGMRVCRSAADLSESFEAVKRLGQNNFSDAGVFIEKYIERARHLEVQVFGDGLGQVIALGVRDCSVQRRNQKVLEETPAPNLPVGMADELCAAAIQLAQAVNYRSAGTVEFVFDSDAGLFYFLEVNTRLQVEHGVTEQVWGVDLVRWMVQLAAGDLPPLSELSQGLKAEGHAIQARLYAEDPGRDFQPSPGLLTAVKFPPADGKALRIDTWVEAGCQIPPYFDPMIAKVIGWAPTREQARLGLHQALDESLLYGVETNRQYLQQILLDTPFSSGRPWTRCLEALVYRANTVEVLSPGTQTSVQDYPGRLGYWAVGVPPSGPMDSRSLRLGNRLLGNEEGAAALEITMNGPLLRFNCAARVAVTGAVIALTLDGEAVPMNTPLSIVAGATLAIGHISGAGARSYLCLQGGVQVPDYLGSKSTFTLGQFGGHGGRALCTGDVLHLAPLDEHTTLPPTSAPDLELPSVRQIRVIYGPHGAPEYFTERYIQTFFDTAWEVHFNSSRTGVRLIGPKPEWVRADGGEAGLHPSNIHDNPYAIGAVDFTGDMPVILGPDGPSLGGFVCPVTVIEADLWQLGQLKAGDKVRFVPVDLTTARSLALQWPPCGSELARDSGGTSNLDETDRPLSRASSLPQGIASPVVLDIGQDDTRLVARLAGDTHLLLEIGAPELDLVLRFRAHALMQALEHKHLPGVIDLTPGIRSLQVHYQPEQMPLADLLALIVGEWDAVCAAQDLQVPSRIVHLPLSWDDPACQLAIEKYMTTVRKDAPWCPSNLEFIRRINDLPNLDEVQRTVFDASYLVMGLGDVYLGAPVATPLDPRHRLVTTKYNPARTWTAENSVGIGGAYMCVYGMEGPGGYQFVGRTLQMWNRYRDVAAFDGKPWLLRFFDQIRFYPVSADELLRIRRDFPLGRFDLKIEHSQLNLAEYQRFLVQEADGIAAFRQRQQGAFDAERERWIASGQAHFDSEEPAIAPSEDSPLTDGQLSVDSHIAGNLWQVQVDVGARVGAGDVLVILESMKMEIPLLAPSAGVVREVRVQPGSAVRAGQRVVVLDRD; encoded by the coding sequence ATGTTCGAAAAAATCCTGATCGCCAACCGTGGCGCCATCGCCTGCCGCATCCTGCGGACCTTGCGTGAACTGAAGGTCGAAGGTGTGGCGGTGTATGCCCAGGCCGACGCCGCCAGCTTGCATATTCTCCAGGCCGATGAAGCCCACTGCCTGGGCGAAGGCGCAGCGGCCGGTACTTACCTGGCGGTGGACAAGCTTTTGGCGATTGCCAAAAGCAGTGGCGCGACCGCGATCCATCCCGGCTACGGTTTTCTCTCGGAAAACGCCGCCTTCGCCGAAGCCTGCGAAGCGGCAAATATCGCTTTCATCGGCCCGACGCCCGAGCAACTGCGAGTGTTCGGCCTCAAGCACACCGCCCGCGACCTGGCGCGCCGGCAGGGTGTGCCACTGCTCGAAGGTACCGAACTGCTCGACAGCCTCGACGCCGCGCTATTGGCCGGCACACAGCTCGGCTATCCGGTGATGCTCAAAAGTACCGCGGGCGGTGGTGGTATCGGCATGCGAGTGTGTCGCAGCGCCGCCGACCTGAGCGAATCCTTCGAAGCCGTCAAGCGCCTGGGCCAGAACAACTTCAGCGACGCCGGGGTGTTCATCGAAAAGTACATCGAACGCGCGCGGCATCTGGAAGTGCAGGTATTCGGCGATGGCCTGGGCCAGGTGATCGCCCTGGGCGTGCGCGACTGCTCGGTGCAACGGCGCAACCAGAAAGTCCTCGAGGAGACCCCGGCGCCGAACCTGCCCGTGGGTATGGCCGACGAACTCTGCGCAGCGGCGATCCAACTGGCCCAGGCCGTGAACTACCGCAGCGCCGGCACCGTGGAGTTCGTGTTCGACAGCGACGCAGGGCTCTTCTATTTCCTGGAAGTGAACACCCGCCTGCAAGTGGAGCACGGCGTCACCGAGCAGGTGTGGGGCGTAGACCTGGTGCGCTGGATGGTGCAACTGGCAGCCGGTGATTTGCCGCCACTGAGCGAGCTGAGCCAAGGTTTGAAAGCCGAGGGGCATGCGATCCAGGCGCGCTTGTATGCCGAGGATCCAGGTCGGGATTTCCAGCCAAGCCCGGGGCTTTTGACCGCCGTGAAATTTCCCCCAGCCGACGGCAAGGCATTGCGCATCGACACCTGGGTCGAGGCCGGTTGTCAGATCCCGCCCTACTTCGATCCGATGATCGCCAAGGTCATTGGCTGGGCGCCAACCCGCGAGCAGGCGCGCCTGGGCTTGCATCAAGCGCTGGATGAAAGCCTGCTGTACGGCGTCGAGACCAACCGCCAATACCTGCAACAGATTCTCCTCGACACACCGTTTTCCAGCGGCCGGCCCTGGACCCGCTGCCTGGAAGCGTTGGTCTATCGCGCCAACACCGTTGAAGTGCTCAGCCCCGGTACCCAGACCAGCGTCCAGGACTATCCCGGCCGCCTCGGCTATTGGGCGGTGGGTGTGCCGCCGTCTGGGCCGATGGACAGTCGCTCGCTGCGCCTGGGCAATCGCCTGCTCGGCAACGAAGAAGGTGCAGCGGCGTTGGAAATCACCATGAACGGGCCGCTGCTGCGTTTCAACTGCGCTGCCCGGGTGGCAGTGACCGGTGCGGTGATTGCCCTCACGCTCGACGGCGAAGCGGTGCCGATGAACACCCCATTGTCAATTGTTGCCGGCGCCACCCTCGCGATCGGCCACATCTCTGGCGCAGGGGCGCGCAGCTACCTGTGCTTGCAGGGCGGCGTGCAAGTGCCGGATTACCTGGGCAGTAAAAGCACCTTCACCCTCGGCCAGTTCGGCGGCCATGGCGGACGGGCGTTGTGTACCGGCGACGTGTTGCACCTGGCGCCGCTGGATGAGCACACGACGCTGCCGCCAACGAGCGCGCCGGACCTGGAACTGCCAAGCGTGCGGCAGATCCGCGTGATCTACGGTCCCCACGGCGCACCCGAATATTTCACCGAGCGCTACATCCAGACGTTCTTCGACACGGCCTGGGAAGTGCACTTCAACTCCAGCCGCACCGGTGTCCGCCTGATCGGGCCGAAACCCGAATGGGTGCGTGCCGACGGCGGCGAGGCCGGGCTGCACCCTTCCAACATCCACGACAATCCCTATGCCATCGGTGCCGTGGACTTTACCGGCGACATGCCCGTCATCCTCGGCCCCGACGGCCCGAGCCTGGGCGGCTTCGTCTGCCCGGTGACGGTGATCGAAGCGGACCTGTGGCAGTTGGGGCAACTCAAGGCGGGGGACAAGGTGCGGTTCGTGCCGGTGGACCTGACGACCGCCCGCTCGCTGGCCCTGCAATGGCCCCCCTGTGGGAGCGAGCTTGCTCGCGATAGCGGCGGCACATCCAACCTTGATGAAACTGACAGACCGCTATCGCGAGCAAGCTCGCTCCCACAGGGGATTGCGTCGCCTGTGGTGTTGGATATCGGCCAGGACGATACCCGCCTGGTCGCTCGCCTGGCAGGCGACACCCACCTGCTGCTGGAAATCGGTGCCCCCGAACTGGACCTGGTGCTGCGCTTTCGCGCCCATGCCTTGATGCAGGCGTTGGAACACAAACACCTGCCCGGCGTGATCGACCTGACGCCGGGCATTCGCTCGCTGCAAGTGCACTACCAACCCGAGCAAATGCCCCTGGCCGATCTGCTGGCGCTCATCGTCGGTGAATGGGACGCGGTGTGCGCCGCGCAGGACCTGCAAGTGCCGTCGCGCATCGTCCACCTGCCACTGTCCTGGGATGATCCGGCCTGTCAGTTGGCCATCGAAAAATACATGACCACGGTGCGCAAGGACGCGCCCTGGTGCCCGAGCAACCTGGAGTTTATTCGACGCATCAACGACCTGCCCAACCTCGACGAAGTGCAACGCACGGTGTTTGACGCCAGCTACCTGGTGATGGGCCTGGGGGATGTCTACCTCGGCGCACCGGTCGCCACACCGCTCGACCCGCGCCATCGACTGGTGACCACCAAATACAACCCGGCCCGAACCTGGACCGCAGAGAACTCGGTGGGCATCGGCGGCGCCTATATGTGCGTGTACGGCATGGAAGGTCCTGGCGGCTATCAGTTCGTCGGGCGCACGTTGCAGATGTGGAATCGTTATCGGGACGTCGCCGCGTTCGACGGCAAGCCCTGGCTGCTGCGGTTCTTCGACCAGATCCGCTTCTACCCGGTCAGCGCCGACGAACTGTTGCGCATCCGTCGGGACTTCCCCCTGGGTCGCTTCGATCTAAAGATCGAGCACAGCCAGCTCAACCTCGCTGAATACCAGCGTTTCCTGGTGCAGGAAGCCGACGGCATTGCCGCGTTTCGCCAACGGCAACAAGGCGCCTTCGACGCCGAGCGCGAGCGCTGGATCGCCAGTGGCCAGGCGCACTTCGACAGTGAAGAACCGGCCATCGCGCCGAGCGAAGATTCGCCGCTGACTGACGGTCAACTGAGTGTCGACAGCCACATCGCCGGCAACCTCTGGCAGGTGCAGGTAGACGTTGGCGCCAGGGTCGGCGCCGGTGATGTGCTGGTGATTCTCGAGTCGATGAAAATGGAAATCCCGCTGCTTGCGCCCTCGGCCGGCGTGGTGCGCGAGGTGCGCGTCCAGCCCGGTTCGGCGGTGCGCGCCGGACAGCGCGTCGTGGTGCTGGACCGTGACTGA